The following nucleotide sequence is from Chromobacterium rhizoryzae.
CCCCAAAACGGGGGCGTTGCGGCGAGCGGAGTGGGAATCAGGCCTTGCCCAGATGCGGCTCGGCTTCGAACTCCGCTTCTTTGCTGCTGCCCGGTTGACGGATGGTCAGCGAGAACAGCAGCGCGACGATCAACAGCGCCAGGATCAGATGGAAGGTGGCCAGGAAGCCGCCGAACAGCGAGGCGACGATGGAGCCGACGATGCTGCCGATGCCGAAGCCCAGATAGATCACGCCGTAGTTCTTGGTCAGATTGTTGAGGCCGAAGAAATCGCTGACCAGCGAGGGGTAGACGGTGATGGTGCCGCCGAAGCTGAAGGCGACGCAGGCGATGGCCAGGAAGAACAGGGTGGCGTTCAGCGGCACGAACAGCAGGGTCAGCATGCCGGCCAGCGCGGCAATCTGAGCGATGGTGATCACCCGGATGCGCGGCATCTTATCGGAGAGAATGCCCAGCACCAGCCGGCCGGACAGATTGGCCACCGCGATCACCGCGACGGCGTTGGCGGCGGTCAGCGCCGGCAGGTGCACATAGCTTTCGCCAATGTCCTTGGCCACGCCGATCACGTACAGGCCGCTCATGCACACGGTCAGGAACATCAGTGCCAGCATCCAGTACTGCGGTTGGCGCATCGCCTCGGCCAGGGTGTAGTCATGGCTGGCGTTCTGCTGCGCGGCGGCTTGTTGCTGCGGCGCGTCGCGCATCAGCAGGCTGCCGGCCACCACCATGGCCATGGCGATCAGGCCCCACAGCTCAAAGGTGGTTTCCAGGCTGAAGCGGGCCAGCAGCGCCAGATTGATGTATTTGAAGCCCAGGCTGCCCAGGCCGTAAGCGCCGATGGCGCAGGCGGACACCAGGCCCTTGCGTTCCGGGAACCATTTGACGCAGTTGGACAGCGTCAGCAGGTAGCCGGCGCCGTCGGCCAGGCCCACTAGCACGCCGGCGCATAGATAGAGCATGACCAGATTATTGGCCTGGGCGGTGAGGAAGAAGCCCAGGCCCAGCATCAGGCCGGCGCCCAGGGTGACGCGCTGCACGCCGAAGCGTTCTTGCAGTTTGCCTGCCAGCGAGGAGGCCACCGCCAGCGCCAGGCTGAGCAGGCCGAAGGCGAAAGCCACCTGGCTGACCGGCTCGGACAGCTTGGCGGAGAGTTGGGCGTTGAACAGGCTCCAGGTGTAGACGGAGCCTAGCGCGAATTGGGTGAGGACGGTGCCGGCCAGGGTACGGTAGCGGATGGTGTTTGAGGCGTTCATGGCGCTGCTCGCTTAAAGTCATTACTGTTGGTGTGACTATAAGCCTGTGCTTATGTAGGGGGCGCGGCGGCGGCATGAGATGCAGGCGGGGCGGAATGAAGTGCAGACGGCGGCGAATCAGTTACAGGCCCTGAAAATGGCGCGCATGAGTGAATGGCATTTCCATTGCCAAGCTGGCTTGCCAATGGAATGTCTGGCCTTAGAGCCTGTTCAAAATCTCGCGAGCCAGAGCGAGCCAAGGCGAAAACGGCTGAGAAAGCGGAGTGTACATAGGGTACATGAGCATTTCGAAGCCGGTTTCAACGCCGTATCGCCGCAGCGCAGCAGATTATGAACAGGTTCTTATTCAGGAGCCGGCTGGCAGCCGGTTTGATGCGCCGCGCGGGTGGCCAACGCTCAAAGATGCATCAACTGCCGGAAAGCCTTGATATTGCTGCGGCTGACCGGAATCTCGGCTTTCAGGTCGTACAGCTTGATGATGTAGGTGCTGTTGAGCCAGGGCGCGATTTCGCGGATTTTGTGGATGTTGACGCAGTAGGAGCGGTGGCAGCGGAAGAAGCTGTCGGCCGGCAGGCGGGCGACGAATTCGCTGATGCTCATCGACATCACGTAGCGGTCGTGCGCGGTGTAGACCAGGGTGACTTTCTCGTCGGCCTCGGCGTAGTAGATCTGCTCGCAGGGG
It contains:
- a CDS encoding L-lactate MFS transporter: MNASNTIRYRTLAGTVLTQFALGSVYTWSLFNAQLSAKLSEPVSQVAFAFGLLSLALAVASSLAGKLQERFGVQRVTLGAGLMLGLGFFLTAQANNLVMLYLCAGVLVGLADGAGYLLTLSNCVKWFPERKGLVSACAIGAYGLGSLGFKYINLALLARFSLETTFELWGLIAMAMVVAGSLLMRDAPQQQAAAQQNASHDYTLAEAMRQPQYWMLALMFLTVCMSGLYVIGVAKDIGESYVHLPALTAANAVAVIAVANLSGRLVLGILSDKMPRIRVITIAQIAALAGMLTLLFVPLNATLFFLAIACVAFSFGGTITVYPSLVSDFFGLNNLTKNYGVIYLGFGIGSIVGSIVASLFGGFLATFHLILALLIVALLFSLTIRQPGSSKEAEFEAEPHLGKA